One Oncorhynchus clarkii lewisi isolate Uvic-CL-2024 chromosome 28, UVic_Ocla_1.0, whole genome shotgun sequence genomic region harbors:
- the LOC139387303 gene encoding MAP6 domain-containing protein 1 encodes MAWPCISRVCCLARFWNQFDKSDLSLPLTIQNYSDIADQEVRSVTRQVPTDRVLTHTYSSPDHRGSPQTPGDAPGTRRSLRGRREANFKPREDYHRPGVPFSSVTQYKQDYKPWPIPKKEHFPWISNCGKGGTVGSDSPVNSYPNASETRGETGEREELGMRWGEQGTGTAQSSYRQEYRPWTGARPAKTTRKQRPPAPYASPRSGVSHLPNETSYQAAYSGAGEAFRHTELHQRDHNTTTSTAGLPATISTVPKAPVTLLQPSSTTTTPIISTGLQQSCLPERPNLSIGTMGEEQLVRTKLSPNPSAVFQSRSRIFNI; translated from the exons ATGGCTTGGCCGTGCATAAGCAGAGTGTGCTGTCTGGCTCGGTTTTGGAACCAGTTTGATAAATCCGATCTTTCATTGCCACTGACCATCCAGAATTACTCAGACATCGCCGACCAAGAGGTGCGATCCGTCACCAGGCAGGTGCCGACGGACCGGGTTCTGACGCACACCTATTCTAGTCCGGACCACCGCGGATCCCCCCAAACACCGGGAGATGCCCCGGGCACCCGGAGATCATTGAGAGGCCGGAGGGAAGCAAACTTCAAACCCCGGGAGGACTACCACCGACCCGGCGTGCCGTTCTCGAGTGTCACCCAGTACAAGCAGGATTACAAACCCTGGCCTATTCCGAAGAAGGAGCATTTCCCCTGGATTAGCAATTGTGGAAAAGGGGGCACCGTTGGTTCGGATAGCCCAGTAAACAGTTACCCCAATGCGAGCGAGACgagaggggagacgggggagagagaggagctgggcaTGAGGTGGGGGGAGCAGGGGACCGGAACAGCTCAAAGCTCTTACAG ACAGGAGTACCGGCCTTGGACAGGGGCAAGACCGGCCAAGACCACTAGGAAACAACGCCCCCCTGCCCCGTACGCCAGCCCCCGGTCGGGGGTCTCCCACCTCCCCAATGAGACCAGCTACCAGGCCGCCTACAGCGGAGCCGGGGAGGCTTTCAGACACACAGAGCTTCACCAGAGGGACCACaataccaccacctccaccgctGGGCTGCCGGCCACCATCTCCACTGTCCCCAAGGCTCCTGTAACCCTACTCCAGCCTTCCTCCACCACAACCACCCCTATCATCAGCACCGGCCTCCAGCAGAGCTGCCTGCCAGAGAGACCCAACCTCAGTATAGGAACCATGGGAGAG